A region from the Terriglobales bacterium genome encodes:
- a CDS encoding nuclear transport factor 2 family protein encodes MYFLGVPKITAEQVRAEVKRFWAVMSSKRADQLAEVYAHESTVFSSSGARPEPGRLAAARRQREYFQPLTTVTTTLGMIEVVLLGESAAVASYTFQFHASKVATAAGGTVEEMIEHGRGTQVFQLEPDGSLRIVHEHLSSVDKS; translated from the coding sequence GTGTACTTTCTCGGCGTGCCCAAGATCACGGCTGAGCAAGTCCGCGCCGAGGTCAAGCGCTTCTGGGCCGTCATGTCCAGCAAGCGCGCCGACCAGTTGGCGGAAGTCTACGCCCACGAGTCCACGGTGTTCAGCTCCTCCGGGGCCCGTCCCGAGCCCGGACGCCTGGCCGCCGCACGCCGCCAGCGCGAGTACTTCCAGCCCCTCACCACCGTCACCACCACCCTGGGAATGATCGAGGTGGTGCTGCTGGGCGAGAGTGCGGCGGTCGCCAGCTACACCTTCCAGTTCCACGCCAGCAAGGTGGCCACCGCCGCCGGCGGGACGGTGGAAGAGATGATCGAGCACGGCCGCGGCACCCAGGTCTTCCAGCTCGAGCCCGACGGCAGCCTGCGCATCGTCCACGAGCACCTCTCCAGCGTGGACAAGAGCTAG
- a CDS encoding tetratricopeptide repeat protein yields MAPPQKETAPKPAAAPPLSGRVAERFVLRECLGAGGMGEVYRADDTRLHRPVALKRLNPELRADERYREHLLKEAHRAAALDTQHIAGVYDVLEDGGELFLVMEYVDGATLRRHLPATYSVADFLDLAVQCGEALVAAHDKGVVHRDIKPENIMLTPGGQVKILDFGLAKQIPSMADQSAPTRTAASSTAREFSGTWGYMAPEVLLQKPSDGRADLFSLGVVFYEMLTGRNPFLGVSFAETVDRTLHRVPVPLTQLKPETPPELEHILTKMLAKDPGERYATARDLVVDLKVLQRQMISGERMPLPAAAGGGRRLASGMIALLLLATVALVGIALWKLLPGPPPATSARPVNPQSTLLAVLPFRTIGGNAESQFYGEGLSETISAKLSKVSAGPGLQVVPAAEVHARHVTDLEQARQVLGVNQVLEGSLQQLGDTVRVNYSLVEAGSGRTLSADTITVKASDPFALQDRVAESIFANLNLSLKPEVRQALASYGTKIAAAYELYLKGTGYLQNYDDPRNIEGAIAAFRDSAALDPNYALAYAGLGQAYWTRYVLKKDLPSVEQARRACQRAAELDPNLPEAHVCLGTLEDGTGHYQQAVAELQKALAGEPNSDEAYRGLAHSYEQLGQTQEAERTYQRALALRPNYWGGYSALGYFYYRQARYDDAIREYQRAIQLAPNNAIALYSLGGLYVAKGRYQEAIDVLRKGIETKPSWGAWSNLGLAYFRLRRFDEAVTAYQQAFALQPQDYRTAGNLADAYYWAPGQRDQAAEAYRRSIQLGEPAAKVNPKDADVRLMLANAYARLGNRSEALRQIDLGLKANPNHAETLYYAALVHNQFGERDAALAWLQKAIQAGWSRAEIEQAVELDDLRSDPRFQKLMAGK; encoded by the coding sequence GTGGCCCCACCCCAGAAAGAGACAGCGCCCAAACCCGCCGCGGCTCCGCCTCTCAGCGGCCGCGTGGCCGAGCGCTTCGTGCTGCGCGAGTGCCTGGGTGCGGGCGGCATGGGCGAGGTCTACCGCGCCGACGACACCCGCCTGCACCGCCCGGTCGCCCTCAAGCGCCTGAACCCCGAGCTGCGCGCCGACGAGCGCTACCGCGAGCACCTGCTCAAGGAGGCCCATCGCGCCGCCGCCCTCGACACCCAGCACATCGCCGGCGTCTACGACGTGCTGGAGGACGGCGGCGAGCTTTTCCTGGTCATGGAGTACGTGGACGGCGCCACCCTGCGCCGCCACCTTCCCGCCACCTACTCCGTCGCCGACTTCCTGGACCTCGCCGTCCAGTGCGGCGAGGCCCTGGTCGCCGCCCACGACAAGGGCGTGGTCCACCGCGACATCAAGCCCGAGAACATCATGCTCACCCCCGGCGGGCAGGTGAAGATCCTGGACTTCGGGCTGGCCAAGCAGATCCCCTCCATGGCGGACCAGAGCGCTCCCACCCGCACCGCCGCCAGCAGCACCGCCCGCGAGTTCAGCGGCACCTGGGGCTACATGGCCCCCGAGGTCCTGTTGCAGAAGCCCTCCGACGGCCGCGCCGACCTGTTCTCCCTGGGCGTGGTCTTCTACGAGATGCTGACCGGGCGCAATCCCTTCCTGGGGGTCAGCTTCGCCGAGACCGTAGACCGCACCTTGCACCGCGTCCCCGTCCCGCTCACCCAGCTCAAGCCGGAGACGCCTCCGGAACTGGAGCACATCCTCACCAAGATGCTGGCCAAAGATCCCGGGGAGCGCTACGCCACCGCGCGCGACCTGGTGGTGGACCTCAAAGTGCTGCAGCGGCAGATGATCTCCGGGGAGCGCATGCCGCTGCCGGCCGCGGCCGGAGGCGGGCGCCGGCTGGCCTCGGGGATGATCGCCTTGCTGCTGCTGGCCACGGTGGCGCTGGTGGGCATCGCCCTGTGGAAGCTGTTGCCCGGCCCGCCTCCGGCGACCTCCGCCCGGCCCGTGAATCCCCAATCCACGCTGCTGGCGGTGCTTCCCTTTCGCACCATCGGCGGCAACGCCGAGAGCCAGTTCTACGGCGAAGGCCTGTCGGAGACCATCAGCGCCAAGCTCAGCAAGGTGAGCGCCGGCCCCGGCCTGCAGGTGGTGCCGGCCGCCGAGGTGCACGCCCGTCACGTCACCGACCTGGAGCAGGCGCGCCAGGTGCTGGGCGTCAACCAGGTGCTGGAGGGCAGCCTGCAGCAGCTCGGCGACACCGTGCGCGTGAACTACTCGCTGGTGGAGGCCGGCAGCGGCCGCACCCTGAGCGCCGACACCATCACCGTCAAGGCCTCCGACCCCTTCGCCCTGCAGGACCGGGTGGCGGAGAGCATCTTCGCCAACCTGAATCTCTCCCTCAAGCCGGAAGTCCGCCAGGCCCTCGCCAGCTACGGCACCAAGATCGCCGCCGCCTACGAGCTCTACCTGAAGGGCACCGGCTACCTGCAGAACTACGATGATCCCAGGAACATCGAGGGCGCCATCGCCGCCTTCCGCGACAGCGCGGCCCTCGACCCCAACTACGCCCTGGCCTACGCCGGCCTGGGCCAGGCCTACTGGACCCGCTACGTGCTGAAGAAGGACCTGCCCTCGGTGGAGCAGGCTCGCCGCGCCTGCCAGCGCGCCGCCGAGCTGGATCCCAACCTGCCCGAGGCCCACGTCTGCCTGGGCACGCTGGAGGATGGCACCGGCCACTATCAGCAGGCGGTGGCCGAGCTGCAGAAGGCGCTGGCTGGCGAGCCCAACAGCGACGAGGCTTACCGGGGACTGGCGCACAGCTACGAGCAGTTGGGCCAGACCCAGGAAGCCGAGCGCACCTACCAGCGCGCCCTCGCTCTGCGCCCCAACTACTGGGGGGGCTACAGCGCCCTGGGATACTTCTACTATCGGCAGGCCCGCTACGACGACGCCATCCGCGAGTACCAGCGCGCCATCCAGCTCGCCCCCAACAATGCCATCGCCCTGTACTCGCTGGGCGGCCTCTACGTGGCCAAGGGCCGCTACCAGGAAGCCATCGACGTGCTGCGCAAGGGCATCGAGACCAAGCCCAGTTGGGGCGCCTGGTCCAACCTGGGGCTGGCTTACTTCCGTCTGCGCCGCTTCGACGAAGCCGTCACCGCGTACCAGCAGGCCTTCGCGCTGCAGCCCCAGGACTACCGCACCGCCGGCAACCTGGCTGACGCCTATTACTGGGCCCCCGGCCAGCGCGACCAGGCCGCGGAAGCCTATCGCCGCTCCATCCAGCTCGGCGAGCCGGCCGCCAAGGTGAATCCCAAGGACGCCGACGTGCGCCTCATGCTGGCCAACGCCTACGCCCGGCTGGGCAACCGCAGCGAGGCTCTGCGCCAGATCGATCTGGGTCTGAAGGCCAATCCTAACCACGCCGAGACCCTCTACTACGCCGCCCTGGTACACAACCAGTTCGGCGAGCGCGACGCCGCCCTGGCCTGGCTGCAGAAGGCCATCCAGGCGGGGTGGTCGCGGGCGGAGATCGAGCAGGCGGTGGAACTGGACGACCTGCGCAGCGATCCCCGCTTTCAAAAGCTGATGGCGGGCAAGTAG